A window from Musa acuminata AAA Group cultivar baxijiao chromosome BXJ3-10, Cavendish_Baxijiao_AAA, whole genome shotgun sequence encodes these proteins:
- the LOC135650459 gene encoding kinesin-like protein KIN-12F, translating to MLRDLRIFRRNSNTGKAPASESNNENLPVDPSGSSTSQLESDPSRAPLITIQEPVQNPKPGLDQGAISRRKPETTHFRSQVKGSDSSRLPFRTPEKMVSRQRFGWGLKGEPGMSDADNGDDLCYEGPSSQLPPLSRGGSICSGGGFGLITPRMYRTAAKASSVHSDCSSTQSTPTKSVTKPPNSGFSNSRPPVSARTRTMSIGTPRTTPSFATVAHSSEVPHFELKEDPSFWMDHNVQVVIRVRPLSSTEKSLQGLHRCLKQESAHNISWIGQPETRFTFDYVACETINQEMLFRVAGLPMVENCMSGYNSCVFAYGQTGSGKTYTMLGEIGELEVKPSLNRGMTPRIFEFLFARIKAEEESRRDEKLKYSCKCSFLEIYNEQITDLLDPTSSNLLLREDIRKGVYVENLTEYVVENVNDILNLLIQGAANRKVAATNMNRESSRSHSVFTCIIECRWEKDSTVNLRFARLNLVDLAGSERQKTSGAEGERLKEAANINKSLSTLGHVIMVLADVAHGKHRHVPYRDSRLTFLLQDSLGGNSKTMIIANVSPSICSANETLSTLKFAQRARLIQNNAVVNEDASGDVIALRHQIHLLKEELSVLKRQNVSRSLSFRNAIFENRTSEVCDEYVVEKLPEVPEANDDEFQTDEGVDSIRVSMKQLKSLEAILAGALRREKMADTTIKKLQAEIEQLNRLVRQREDDTQSTKMMLKFREDKIRRMENLLEGQMPVDSYLMEEKHALSEEVQLLRARVDKNPEVTRFALENIRLLDQLRRFQDFYQEGERELLLAEVIELRNKLMQVFDGKSKLDQHLKSDMETPTVGNPQFACSSRDNESLLVELNKTHQELKSCKSELQSCLEINERLTREISNLRVELNNFRSANHVQHVNLKHRDIDMLELPQMDTQVCEKKECSHEHMMEHAEEILNLQLELDILKTILAEEKSSFVEVEERANHTKNELKSVNGRILYMGKQYEDINNELKDARSIIEALESEHILLINEMEEVRERCNQQKEILNKQEQEIFLLRNQSGLCPSEIEKQSTVQEELRNIPHGNYENEGSPLQVKLKKMQASLEKARDLNMRCQSDQVSQTSLEQEMDEVRRQVEIETAEVIVCLQEELAALQKQADGSKQNELIAKQNLIGLQTELKELQVRLHVMTEENEKLGDLIEEKDRDLRSLTEDWERLACEIADILVDGNMSLEEATDQVDSISDSFPKRSWIGEQIERIIKGISERDLLIEELQKCLEEAQNIRCDMEWKLRSLRGATLAITEAQQQESNDKEQEILRLTTEITEKMFTINELENTIEVQEEQIKKAELNATVAFMTVNKLSEMNEAHLQEIAHVKLLLEESKEVISNKDSLLHHQISMHADADKEIHALSMQLNQSQEHIAELQKLSQNQERARELEQMKKEEEDVVLSVMVEDLLKAKRIINDFKAGMTTQQSCASVSSEQDNGHTLQSSGDYTVDSEQYINEDQMKIEAVQSVMNFEQQPVASMLCVSSEKLLTDIGHKSTCENVLEYSHDRQSNILHLQKELVIALDHLQYVQTQMVQLLKEKEEIKISEKLNHTSIEKLTIDVLQLKYEITEKERKFELGLLQLENKLRAVEKNTMESNTRWQKTKEALELDVSDAKTIAAHKTIEATHLLTKIEEAQGTMRDADIMVNMLLQANETAKCDIERLQNSETMLCYEKNLLIDEVQHLQSSLHIKEKEYTSLEKNFESNLIEARGLVLELEDSCRNLQTAFAEKFESLACDLDWIKSNLQDYTESIRSCLEKTWSEIIRKDCALSVLHLCHMGILIERITGLNMENGFLQHGLCKSNTLIADLSERNVKAKEELEICSVLKGKLLVDINNSFNRIAKKEDETAEFRTRLNFFEKEILQLQSQEESMLARSNSMGTELAVLVKELDDNNMNTLTALLGQDKLLKEKEVLSKELDDMTRQLHEAHRVNEMFMDSLRGELALLTDEPHPKIQMKVDVPIISNMGFSNESKLLKKLMNYKFESILTDSFAKDIEFLVVVSELEQNAIKCDQMASHVSKLEKENDTLSSVIEKVSIELILSKIDGDLKSKEIHSLHKENEKMRNAKEKLQEDHLRVTKELQDKICSLESLVTCIEMDLDRKEVKLEEMVNSHTVISKELEAKSEFYEIQKERTKILRSENETLKKKFLEFVSEKDEAIQMLGCSLRHGSDLALSMGVVMSRLLHEIAGLFVLIMDRMHQENFEHKKLASKFIDDIDFLENSIKSLLSENSSLRSDLIHKDEVAKGILFDLRLLQESASIAKDQEDELKQMAAAMESLEDELASRSCELDEAIVLGKTVEGELIEKNDKILALELELAEKLATINSISVENIELKSHLQQVSAVKSAIQEELNGKLLVTGRLEDEILTMSTFIGERNHLIEDLQGGIAKLKEERDHLSTEVHVLKEKLDMAQALAEENEAIATEARQIAEVRKAYVEEKEEEVKLLERSVEELECTVFALENKVDIVRAEAEKHRLQREEIEMELHTMRDQLSQKNIQVLQKEIAKRDTEILQFKSHISELNMHAEAQAREYKQKFMELEAMAQQVNTDPASSNSASLTSTKSEKGAAKPRGSSSPFKCIGLGLVQQMNSEKDEELTAARRKIEELESLAASRQKEIFMLNTRLAQAESMTHDVIRDLLGVKLDMTSLLDEPEMPKVETARVHNNESQKKDQEVIKLRKELNEFIQERQSWLHEIKLRHTEMVDARMMAEKLRQREQFISTENEMLKVENTKYKKRIVDLEDELKKFSDQQNLQHRIHHHAKIKEENTLLKMENEDLNVRLRRSEEVLLRVKEELARYRSSFGKDPCIDFDEEEQLRMKLQESEEERIHLAQKLLNLCTCILKVAGLTDPTTNISPSAAEDAAYHLKDRINSLENEIEDLKLKCKLLHENIRLYEIRQQFSPQQTKTNDNFLSS from the exons ATGTTGAGAGATCTGAGGATTTTCCGCCGGAATTCGAACACTGGTAAGGCTCCCGCCTCGGAGAGCAACAATGAGAACCTCCCCGTGGATCCTTCGGGTTCTTCGACTTCGCAGCTGGAATCCGATCCATCTCGAGCCCCTCTGATCACGATCCAAGAGCCGGTGCAAAACCCTAAGCCGGGGTTGGATCAAGGAGCAATTTCGAGGAGGAAGCCGGAAACAACCCACTTCAGGAGCCAGGTGAAGGGTTCGGATTCGTCCCGGTTGCCGTTCCGCACCCCAGAGAAAATGGTAAGCCGGCAAAGGTTTGGTTGGGGCCTCAAGGGTGAGCCGGGAATGAGTGACGCGGACAATGGTGACGATTTATGCTACGAAGGTCCCAGCAGCCAACTTCCGCCACTAAGCCGTGGCGGAAGCATATGTTCTGGAGGTGGCTTTGGTTTGATCACTCCTCGTATGTATAGGACGGCTGCGAAGGCATCATCGGTGCATTCAGATTGCAGTTCTACTCAGAGCACTCCAACGAAGAGTGTTACGAAGCCTCCAAACTCTGGTTTCAGCAACTCCCGTCCTCCCGTTAGCGCAAGGACTCGAACAATGAGCATTGGAACACCAAGAACAACACCGTCATTTGCCACTGTTGCACATTCATCTGAAGTGCCGCACTTTGAACTCAAGGAGGATCCATCATTCTGGATGGATCATAATGTGCAG GTTGTCATTCGTGTTCGTCCTCTCAGTAGCACAGAGAAAAGCCTGCAAGGTCTCCACAGATGCTTGAAGCAAGAAAGTGCACACAACATCAGTTGGATTGGTCAACCAGAAACCCGATTTACGTTTGACTATGTTGCATGTGAAACAATCAATCAG GAGATGCTTTTTCGTGTTGCTGGTTTGCCAATGGTCGAGAATTGCATGTCGGGTTACAATAGCTGTGTCTTTGCATATGGCCag ACTGGAAGTGGGAAGACATATACGATGCTTGGTGAAATTGGAGAACTGGAAGTGAAACCTAGCCTGAACCGTGGAATGACACCAAGAATATTTGAATTTTTGTTTGCGAGAATTAAAGCG GAGGAAGAAAGCAGGAGGGATGAAAAACTTAAATATAGCTGCAAATGTTCCTTCCTTGAGATTTACAATGAACAAATTACTGATCTTCTTGATCCCACCTCTAGCAATCTGCTT CTGCGAGAAGATATCAGGAAGGGTGTCTATGTTGAAAATCTTACGGAGTATGTAGTCGAGAATGTCAATGACATTCTAAATCTTCTTATACAG GGTGCTGCAAATAGGAAAGTGGCAGCTACAAATATGAACCGTGAGAGCAGCCGTTCAcacagtgtttttacttgcataaTTGAGTGTAGATGGGAAAAAGATTCAACTGTAAACTTACGTTTTGCAAGACTAAATCTTGTTGATCTAGCGGGTTCCGAAAG GCAGAAAACTTCAGGTGCTGAAGGTGAACGCCTAAAGGAAGCTGCAAATATTAACAAATCCTTATCGACACTTGG TCATGTTATAATGGTTCTTGCTGATGTGGCTCATGGGAAGCACAGACATGTTCCTTACAGGGACTCAAGGCTCACATTTCTTCTCCAA GATTCTTTGGGTGGCAACTCCAAAACTATGATAATTGCAAATGTCAGCCCTTCGATATG CTCTGCTAATGAGACTCTAAGTACCCTTAAGTTTGCTCAGCGAGCAAGACTGATACAGAACAAT GCTGTCGTCAATGAAGATGCTTCAGGAGATGTCATTGCATTACGACATCAAATACATTTACTAAAG GAGGAGCTTTCAGTTCTTAAGCGTCAAAATGTCTCAAGATCTCTATCGTTTCGTAATGCAATTTTTGAAAATCGTACGAGTGAAGTTTGTGACGAATATGTTGTGGAGAAATTGCCAGAAGTTCCTGAAGCAAATGATGATGAGTTCCAGACAGATGAAGGTGTGGACAGCATAAGAGTTTCGATGAAGCAG TTGAAGTCCTTGGAAGCTATACTAGCTGGTGCACTGCGAAGAGAAAAAATGGCAGACACTACAATTAAGAAACTCCAAGCTGAAATTGAGCAGTTGAACCGCTTA GTTCGTCAGAGAGAGGATGATACTCAAAGCACCAAAATGATGCTGAAGTTTCGGGAGGACAAGATTCGCCGAATGGAAAATCTTCTGGAAGGCCAGATGCCAGTTGACTCATATTTAATGGAAGAAAAACATGCCCTCTCCGAGGAGGTACAATTGCTTCGTGCAAGAGTCGATAAGAATCCTGAAGTGACACGCTTTGCATTGGAAAACATCAGGCTCTTAGACCAACTGCGTAG GTTCCAGGACTTCTAtcaagaaggagagagagaacTTTTATTAGCTGAAGTAATTGAGTTGCGCAACAAG CTTATGCAAGTGTTTGATGGAAAATCTAAGCTTGATCAGCACCTAAAGTCAGACATGGAAACCCCA ACCGTTGGAAATCCCCAATTTGCTTGTTCATCCAGAGATAACGAATCATTGTTAGTGGAG TTAAACAAGACCCATCAGGAGTTAAAAAGCTGCAAGAGTGAACTTCAGTCTTGCTTAGAAATAAATGAAAGGCTCACTAG GGAGATAAGCAATCTGCGAGTTGAATTAAATAATTTTAGGTCTGCAAACCATGTTCAACATGTCAACCTCAAGCATAGAGACATT GATATGTTAGAGTTACCCCAAATGGACACTCAGGTCTGTGAAAAGAAAGAATGCTCGCATGAACATATGATGGAACATGCTGAGGAAATTCTGAATTTGCAGCTGGAGTTGGATATACTGAAGACAATCCTAGCAGAGGAGAAGTCATCTTTCGTAGAGGTAGAGGAAAGAGCTAACCATACAAAGAATGAACTTAAATCAGTAAATGGAAGGATTTTATATATGGGTAAGCAGTATGAAGACATAAATAATGAACTGAAAGATGCAAGATCCATCATTGAAGCACTTGAATCAGAACATATTCTGTTGATAAATGAGATGGAAGAAGTAAGGGAAAGGTGCAATCAACAAAAGGAGATTTTAAATAAACAAGAGCAGGAGATATTTCTACTGAGAAACCAGTCTGGTCTCTGTCCCAGTGAGATAGAGAAACAGTCCACTGTTCAAGAGGAGCTTAGGAACATTCCACATGGAAATTATGAAAATGAGGGTTCCCCTTTGCAAGTGAAACTGAAAAAAATGCAAGCTTCTCTTGAAAAGGCAAGAGATCTGAACATGAGGTGCCAAAGTGATCAGGTATCTCAAACATCTCTTGAACAAGAAATGGATGAAGTCCGGAGACAAGTTGAGATTGAGACTGCTGAGGTGATTGTCTGCTTGCAAGAAGAACTTGCTGCACTTCAAAAACAGGCAGATGGCAGCAAACAAAATGAGTTGATCGCTAAACAAAACTTGATTGGACTACAAACAGAGTTGAAAGAGCTACAAGTAAGGTTGCATGTGATGACTGAGGAAAACGAAAAGCTAGGAGACTTGATTGAAGAGAAAGACAGGGATCTTAGGTCACTGACTGAAGACTGGGAAAGATTAGCATGTGAGATTGCTGACATTCTTGTCGATGGAAATATGTCTCTTGAAGAAGCTACTGATCAGGTAGATTCCATCTCTGATTCCTTTCCTAAAAGAAGTTGGATAGGTGAGCAAATTGAGAGGATAATTAAGGGCATTTCAGAAAGAGATCTGCTTATTGAAGAACTTCAGAAATGCTTGGAGGAGGCACAGAATATAAGGTGTGATATGGAATGGAAGTTGAGGTCCTTAAGGGGAGCAACACTTGCTATAACTGAAGCTCAACAACAGGAAAGTAATGATAAAGAACAAGAGATTCTTCGTTTGACCACAGAGATAACAGAGAAGATGTTTACTATAAATGAATTAGAAAATACTATTGAAGTGCAGGAAGAACAAATCAAGAAAGCTGAGCTAAATGCAACTGTTGCATTCATGACTGTGAACAAGTTATCTGAGATGAATGAAGCCCATCTTCAGGAGATTGCACATGTAAAGCTCCTGCTTGAGGAGTCTAAAGAAGTTATTTCTAATAAGGATTCCCTATTACATCATCAAATTTCTATGCACGCTGATGCAGATAAAGAAATTCATGCCCTTAGCATGCAGTTAAATCAGTCTCAGGAGCATATTGCTGAACTACAGAAGCTTTCTCAAAACCAGGAAAGGGCACGAGAATTGGAACAaatgaagaaggaagaagaggatgttGTTTTATCTGTTATGGTAGAAGATTTACTGAAAGCTAAGAGAATTATCAATGATTTTAAAGCCGGAATGACTACACAACAATCTTGTGCAAGTGTTTCATCTGAACAGGACAATGGCCACACATTACAGAGTTCTGGAGATTATACTGTTGACAGTGAACAATACATCAATGAGGACCAA ATGAAGATTGAAGCTGTCCAATCTGTTATGAATTTTGAGCAACAACCTGTTGCAAGCATGTTGTGTGTTAGCTCTGAAAAATTATTGACTGATATTGGGCATAAATCTACATGTGAAAATGTGTTGGAGTATTCTCACGATAGACAGTCCAATATTCTTCATCTGCAGAAGGAACTAGTGATTGCACTTGACCACCTACAGTATGTACAAACTCAAATGGTACAACTGctcaaggaaaaagaagaaattaaGATATCTGAGAAACTAAATCATACAAGTATTGAAAAACTTACAATCGATGTTCTTCAATTGAAATATGAAATcactgaaaaagaaagaaaatttgaaCTTGGGTTGCTACAGTTGGAAAATAAGCTtcgagcagttgagaaaaatacaATGGAATCTAATACAAGATGGCAAAAAACCAAAGAG GCACTTGAGCTTGATGTCAGTGATGCAAAAACCATTGCAGCCCACAAAACAATTGAGGCCACTCATCTTCTAACAAAGATTGAGGAGGCTCAAGGAACAATGCGAGATGCTGATATCATGGTTAACATGCTGTTACAAGCAAATGAAACTGCAAAATGTGATATAGAAAGACTTCAGAACAGTGAGACCATGTTATGCTATGAAAAGAACCTTTTAATTGATGAGGTACAGCATTTGCAATCTTCCCTTCACATTAAGGAGAAAGAATATACATCCTTGGAAAAGAATTTTGAATCAAACCTTATAGAGGCTAGGGGTTTAGTTCTAGAGCTAGAAGATAGCTGCAGGAATCTACAGACTGCTTTTGCTGAGAAATTTGAGTCTCTAGCATGTGATCTTGATTGGATAAAGTCCAATCTTCAAGATTACACAGAGTCAATAAGAAGCTGTTTGGAAAAGACTTGGTCAGAAATTATCAGAAAAGATTGTGCTCTATCTGTATTACACCTTTGTCACATGGGAATTTTAATAGAGAGAATAACTGGTCTGAACATGGAGAATGGTTTCCTTCAACATGGGCTGTGCAAGTCTAATACTTTAATTGCTGATTTGAGTGAACGCAATGTTAAAGCAAAAGAAGAACTTGAAATATGTAGTGTTCTTAAGGGTAAGTTACTAGTGGACATCAACAACAGTTTCAATCGCATTGCAAAAAAGGAAGATGAAACTGCTGAGTTCAGGACCAGGCTGAATTTTTTTGAAAAGGAAATTTTGCAATTACAATCACAAGAAGAATCAATGTTAGCTAGGTCAAACTCAATGGGCACTGAACTTGCAGTCTTGGTGAAAGAGTTGGATGACAATAACATGAACACCCTAACAGCCTTGTTAGGGCAGGACAAACTTCTAAAGGAAAAAGAAGTACTTAGCAAGGAGCTAGATGATATGACAAGGCAGTTGCATGAGGCCCACAGAGTTAATGAAATGTTCATGGATTCACTTAGAGGAGAGTTAGCTCTGCTTACTGATGAACCACatcctaaaattcaaatgaaagtAGATGTCCCTATAATCAGTAACATGGGATTCTCCAATGAATCTAAACTACTAAAGAAGCTTATGAATTATAAATTTGAATCTATCCTGACCGATTCATTTGCTAAAGATATTGAATTCCTTGTTGTTGTTTCAGAACTGGAGCAGAATGCAATCAAGTGTGATCAGATGGCTTCACATGTATCGAAATTAGAAAAAGAGAATGATACTCTGAGTTCTGTTATCGAGAAAGTTAGCATCGAATTAATCCTTAGTAAAATTGATGGTGATTTAAAATCTAAAGAAATACATTCGTTACACAAGGaaaatgaaaagatgaggaatgCAAAAGAGAAGCTGCAAGAAGATCATTTAAGAGTCACAAAAGAGTTACAGGACAAGATTTGCTCCCTGGAAAGTCTTGTTACCTGCATAGAGATGGATTTAGATAGGAAGGAAGTCAAACTAGAGGAAATGGTAAACTCTCATACTGTCATATCAAAGGAACTTGAAGCAAAAAGTGAATTCTATGAAATCCAAAAGGAGAGAACCAAGATCTTAAGGTCTGAGAATGAGACattgaaaaaaaaattcctaGAATTTGTATCTGAGAAAGATGAAGCTATTCAAATGCTTGGTTGTAGTCTTAGACATGGCTCTGATTTAGCTCTGTCAATGGGTGTTGTTATGAGTAGATTATTACATGAAATAGCTGGCCTATTTGTTCTTATAATGGATAGGAtgcatcaagaaaattttgagcaCAAAAAGTTGGCATCtaaatttattgatgacatagatTTCTTGGAGAACTCTATTAAAAGCCTATTGTCTGAGAATTCTTCTCTCCGATCAGATCTGATACATAAAGATGAAGTTGCAAAAGGAATTTTGTTTGATTTGAGACTATTACAGGAGTCAGCATCTATTGCAAAGGACCAGGAGGATGAACTCAAACAGATGGCTGCTGCAATGGAGTCTTTAGAAGACGAGTTAGCATCCAGATCATGTGAACTTGATGAGGCTATTGTTCTTGGAAAGACAGTAGAAGGTGAATTGATAgagaaaaatgataaaatattggcTCTTGAGCTTGAGCTTGCTGAAAAACTTGCGACGATAAACTCAATATCTGTAGAAAATATTGAGTTGAAGTCTCACTTGCAGCAAGTCTCAGCGGTGAAAAGTGCTATACAGGAAGAACTAAATGGGAAATTATTAGTTACTGGAAGATTGGAAGATGAAATACTTACTATGAGCACTTTCATTGGTGAAAGAAATCATTTAATTGAAGATTTGCAGGGTGGCATAGCAAAACTCAAAGAAGAAAGAGATCATCTCAGTACTGAGGTGCATGTCTTGAAAGAAAAGTTGGACATGGCACAAGCCCTTGCTGAAGAAAATGAAGCTATTGCTACAGAAGCTCGCCAG ATAGCAGAAGTGAGGAAAGCTTAtgttgaagaaaaagaagaagaggtcaAGCTCTTAGAGAGGTCTGTTGAGGAGCTTGAATGCACAGTTTTTGCACTGGAAAACAAG GTCGATATTGTTAGAGCGGAAGCAGAAAAACATCGATTGCAGAGAGAAGAGATAGAAATGGAGCTTCATACAATGAGAGATCAGTTGTCCCAGAAGAATATACAAGTTCTTCAGAAGGAAATTGCAAAAAGAGATACAGAG ATTCTCCAATTCAAATCTCACATCTCTGAGCTGAATATGCATGCAGAGGCACAAGCCAGAGAGTATAAACAAAAG TTTATGGAATTGGAGGCCATGGCTCAACAAGTTAACACGGATCCTGCATCATCCAATTCTGCAAGCTTGACATCAACAAAATCAGAAAAAGGTGCAGCGAAGCCTAGGGGTTCAAGTTCTCCTTTTAAGTGCATTGGCTTGGGATTGGTACAACAAATGAATTCTGAGAAGGATGAGGAGCTAACTGCAGCGAGGCGTAAGATTGAGGAGCTCGAATCATTAGCTGCAAGCCGACAGAAAGAG ATCTTCATGTTGAACACAAGACTGGCGCAAGCAGAGAGCATGACACATGATGTTATTCGGGATCTGCTAGGGGTCAAGTTGGACATGACA
- the LOC104000405 gene encoding protein TRIGALACTOSYLDIACYLGLYCEROL 2, chloroplastic-like isoform X2, with amino-acid sequence MFASANSVLPPPFLPSACSSLSSSHALKRFLRVKAASVGSGSDANQSPLTSSAKGKNPLAAVLELPRSLWWHTMQPLGDFGFGRTSVWEGAVGLFMVSGAVLFALAIAWLRGVQLRSRLRKYQVVFQFSQACGICVGTPVRIRGVNVGSVVRVDSTVRSIDAVAESGLLMETLIDITPRDPLPESSVGPLNADCVKEGLIVCDKEKIRGQQGVSLDALVGVFTRLGQEMDEIGISRSYRLAEKVASVVEEAQPLLAKIEALAEGVQPLLAEVRDSTLLKDVENLTKSLAEATVDLRTVRSAILTPENAELTRQSIFTLIFTLKNIESITSDISGFTGDVAARRNLKMLIKSLSRLL; translated from the exons ATGTTTGCCTCCGCCAATTCGGTGCTACCGCCGCCGTTTCTCCCCTCGGCCTGCAGTTCCCTCAGTTCTTCCCACGCCTTGAAGCGTTTCCTTCGGGTTAAGGCCGCTTCGGTGGGCTCGGGTTCCGATGCGAACCAATCGCCGTTGACGTCGTCTGCGAAGGGGAAGAACCCGCTGGCGGCCGTCCTGGAGTTGCCGAGGTCGCTGTGGTGGCACACGATGCAGCCGCTTGGCGACTTCGGGTTCGGGCGGACGAGCGTGTGGGAGGGCGCGGTCGGGCTGTTCATGGTCTCCGGAGCGGTGCTGTTTGCCCTCGCCATCGCCTGGCTGCGGGGAGTCCAGCTGCGGTCGCGGTTGAGGAAGTACCAGGTGGTGTTCCAGTTCTCCCAGGCGTGCGGTATCTGTGTCGGCACCCCCGTCCGGATCCGCGGGGTGAATGTGGGCAGTGTCGTGCGGGTCGATTCCACTGTGAGGAGCATCGACGCGGTCGCTGAG TCTGGCCTTCTTATGGAAACTTTGATTGATATTACACCACGAGATCCACTTCCTGAATCTTCTGTTGGTCCTCTTAATGCTGATTGTGTCAAAGAAGGTCTAATTGTTTGCGACAAAGAGAAGATAAGAGGACAGCAAGGGGTAAGCTTGGATGCATTGGTTGGAGTGTTTACCCGTCTTGGACAAGAAATGGATGAAATTGGTATTTCCCGAAGCTATAGATTGGCTGAAAAGGTGGCATCTGTTGTAGAAGAAGCACAACCTCTCCTTGCAAAG ATTGAGGCCTTGGCTGAAGGTGTCCAACCTTTGTTAGCTGAGGTACGTGATAGTACTCTGTTGAAGGATGTGGAAAATTTAACCAAGAGTTTAGCTGAGGCAACTGTGGATTTAAG GACGGTTCGGTCAGCCATCCTTACTCCTGAGAATGCTGAACTAACTAGGCAATCTATTTTCACCCTCATATTTACTCTGAAGAACATTGAG AGTATTACCTCAGACATCTCGGGCTTCACAGGCGATGTGGCTGCAAGGAGAAATTTGAAGATGCTAATTAAGTCCCTTAGCAGACTTTTATGA
- the LOC104000405 gene encoding protein TRIGALACTOSYLDIACYLGLYCEROL 2, chloroplastic-like isoform X1 — MFASANSVLPPPFLPSACSSLSSSHALKRFLRVKAASVGSGSDANQSPLTSSAKGKNPLAAVLELPRSLWWHTMQPLGDFGFGRTSVWEGAVGLFMVSGAVLFALAIAWLRGVQLRSRLRKYQVVFQFSQACGICVGTPVRIRGVNVGSVVRVDSTVRSIDAVAEVEDDKIILPRNSLVEVNQSGLLMETLIDITPRDPLPESSVGPLNADCVKEGLIVCDKEKIRGQQGVSLDALVGVFTRLGQEMDEIGISRSYRLAEKVASVVEEAQPLLAKIEALAEGVQPLLAEVRDSTLLKDVENLTKSLAEATVDLRTVRSAILTPENAELTRQSIFTLIFTLKNIESITSDISGFTGDVAARRNLKMLIKSLSRLL; from the exons ATGTTTGCCTCCGCCAATTCGGTGCTACCGCCGCCGTTTCTCCCCTCGGCCTGCAGTTCCCTCAGTTCTTCCCACGCCTTGAAGCGTTTCCTTCGGGTTAAGGCCGCTTCGGTGGGCTCGGGTTCCGATGCGAACCAATCGCCGTTGACGTCGTCTGCGAAGGGGAAGAACCCGCTGGCGGCCGTCCTGGAGTTGCCGAGGTCGCTGTGGTGGCACACGATGCAGCCGCTTGGCGACTTCGGGTTCGGGCGGACGAGCGTGTGGGAGGGCGCGGTCGGGCTGTTCATGGTCTCCGGAGCGGTGCTGTTTGCCCTCGCCATCGCCTGGCTGCGGGGAGTCCAGCTGCGGTCGCGGTTGAGGAAGTACCAGGTGGTGTTCCAGTTCTCCCAGGCGTGCGGTATCTGTGTCGGCACCCCCGTCCGGATCCGCGGGGTGAATGTGGGCAGTGTCGTGCGGGTCGATTCCACTGTGAGGAGCATCGACGCGGTCGCTGAG GTTGAAGATGACAAAATTATTTTACCTCGAAATTCTTTGGTTGAAGTGAATCAGTCTGGCCTTCTTATGGAAACTTTGATTGATATTACACCACGAGATCCACTTCCTGAATCTTCTGTTGGTCCTCTTAATGCTGATTGTGTCAAAGAAGGTCTAATTGTTTGCGACAAAGAGAAGATAAGAGGACAGCAAGGGGTAAGCTTGGATGCATTGGTTGGAGTGTTTACCCGTCTTGGACAAGAAATGGATGAAATTGGTATTTCCCGAAGCTATAGATTGGCTGAAAAGGTGGCATCTGTTGTAGAAGAAGCACAACCTCTCCTTGCAAAG ATTGAGGCCTTGGCTGAAGGTGTCCAACCTTTGTTAGCTGAGGTACGTGATAGTACTCTGTTGAAGGATGTGGAAAATTTAACCAAGAGTTTAGCTGAGGCAACTGTGGATTTAAG GACGGTTCGGTCAGCCATCCTTACTCCTGAGAATGCTGAACTAACTAGGCAATCTATTTTCACCCTCATATTTACTCTGAAGAACATTGAG AGTATTACCTCAGACATCTCGGGCTTCACAGGCGATGTGGCTGCAAGGAGAAATTTGAAGATGCTAATTAAGTCCCTTAGCAGACTTTTATGA